In Triticum urartu cultivar G1812 chromosome 6, Tu2.1, whole genome shotgun sequence, the following proteins share a genomic window:
- the LOC125513268 gene encoding NADH dehydrogenase [ubiquinone] 1 beta subcomplex subunit 3-B-like — protein sequence MAKGGKGLNATGEFFRRRDEWRRHPMVGNQLRHATPGLGIAIVAFGIYLVGEAAYNRLYRPAGDNHH from the coding sequence ATGGCGAAGGGCGGGAAGGGGTTGAACGCGACGGGCGAGTTTTTCCGGCGCCGTGACGAGTGGAGGAGGCACCCTATGGTGGGGAACCAGCTGCGCCACGCCACTCCGGGGCTAGGCATCGCCATCGTCGCCTTTGGGATCTACCTTGTCGGCGAGGCCGCCTACAACCGCCTCTACCGCCCCGCCGGAGACAACCACCACTAG